The following are from one region of the Gammaproteobacteria bacterium genome:
- a CDS encoding cupin domain-containing protein, protein MLKATLSDLMQRIPGKASPEWPMGEPFTLAFAHGTMSVEVYAPRGSDIQTPHDQDELYFIHTGRGEIIIAGERHAFEPGMVFFVAAHVEHRFENFSPDFITWVVFWGPKGGEKSPGSAN, encoded by the coding sequence ATGCTGAAAGCAACATTATCCGATCTCATGCAACGCATACCCGGTAAGGCGAGTCCGGAATGGCCGATGGGCGAGCCGTTTACGCTGGCTTTTGCACACGGCACGATGTCGGTCGAAGTGTATGCGCCCAGAGGTTCCGATATTCAAACGCCGCATGATCAGGATGAGTTGTATTTCATTCATACCGGCCGGGGAGAAATCATCATTGCAGGTGAGCGGCATGCGTTTGAGCCCGGTATGGTGTTTTTTGTTGCGGCGCATGTCGAGCACCGGTTCGAGAATTTCTCGCCGGATTTCATTACGTGGGTGGTGTTCTGGGGACCAAAAGGCGGTGAAAAAAGCCCGGGATCAGCGAACTGA
- a CDS encoding lysozyme, which produces MKRDLSKAIELIKSFEGIPDGDPSTVNINPYLCPAGYWTIGWGHVVIGSDGKQIKGALNKQIAYAVYPNGITREEAEILLTDDVRKFSIAVDNLVAIEISDRRFCVLVSFAFNVGIGALKDSTLLKLLNQNQQDQVPVQLLRWTKSNGRELSGLKRRREAEVNLWNSVTA; this is translated from the coding sequence ATGAAAAGAGATTTAAGCAAGGCTATAGAGCTAATCAAGTCTTTTGAAGGTATCCCAGACGGGGATCCTTCGACTGTTAACATAAATCCTTATTTGTGCCCTGCAGGTTATTGGACAATAGGATGGGGGCACGTAGTAATTGGTTCTGATGGTAAACAAATTAAGGGAGCGCTAAATAAACAAATTGCTTATGCGGTATACCCTAATGGAATTACTAGAGAAGAAGCAGAGATCTTGCTGACTGATGATGTCAGGAAATTTTCAATTGCTGTAGATAATCTAGTTGCGATAGAAATTAGCGATAGACGTTTTTGTGTGTTGGTAAGCTTTGCTTTTAATGTTGGTATTGGGGCGCTGAAAGATTCTACATTACTTAAGTTATTAAATCAGAATCAACAAGATCAGGTCCCGGTTCAATTGTTACGCTGGACCAAGTCAAATGGTAGGGAATTATCCGGTTTGAAAAGAAGAAGAGAAGCAGAGGTTAACCTATGGAATTCTGTCACGGCTTAA
- a CDS encoding 3-hydroxyacyl-CoA dehydrogenase/enoyl-CoA hydratase family protein, which produces MAEQRFFVRKAAVLGAGVMGAQIAAHLVNANIETLLFELPGDDKNPNANVIKAVEKLKKQEPAPLSVKTKATCIQPANYEQHLELLKDCDLVIEAIAERMDWKRDLYVKVAPYLGEHTIFASNTSGLSINQLAEAFPEELRHRFCGIHFFNPPRYMHLVELIPCRVSDAIMLDHLEEFLVTNLGKGVIRAKDTPNFIANRIGVFSLLATMHHGRAFNFGFDLVDALTGALIGRPKSATFRTADVVGLDTLAHVINTMRDTLPDDPWHAHFAVPDWLQGLIEAGALGEKVKRGVYQKIKGEIHVLDRTTNEYRLSGAEVDEDLKRLLKYSSPAEKFAALRSSHEPQAQFLWAIFRDLFHYCAVQLESIADNARDLDLAVRWGFGWNQGPFEIWQAAGWKQIAGWIQEDIAAGKCMSQAPLPQWVMIIAESGSGVHSAQGSFAPASGKPQVRSTLPVYQRQLFPDRLIGESATYGATIFETDAMRLWHTGDKIAILSFKSKMHTIGIDVLEGVQQAIKEAEQNWRALVIWQTEPPFSAGANLQKATEKPKVDAQQSNAPAEPPAPPKPPTAFQSFLKKLRKSTQATVLQVARELDLADVLMAKKLAEVEGMIKQFQQTSQMLRYSMIPTVAAVDGLALGGGCEFVMHCDRAVATLESYIGLVETGVGLLPAGGGCKEFAMRAAQNAKDGDPFPQLKYYFQTVAMAELAKSAEQAKELGYLRRADTVVMHRFELLHVAKAQALALAETGYRPPLRAREIPVAGNTGIATIQSQLVNMREGGFISEHDNLIANKVAHVMCGGDLTPGSLVDEDWFLELERAAFMELLATEKTQARIEYTLKTGKPLRN; this is translated from the coding sequence TTGGCTGAACAACGTTTTTTTGTGCGTAAGGCGGCGGTACTCGGGGCTGGTGTGATGGGAGCGCAGATCGCGGCGCACTTGGTGAATGCCAATATCGAAACCTTGCTGTTTGAACTGCCGGGCGATGACAAGAATCCGAACGCCAATGTGATCAAGGCGGTGGAGAAGCTGAAAAAACAAGAACCCGCCCCGCTGTCCGTCAAAACCAAAGCCACCTGTATACAACCGGCCAATTACGAGCAGCATCTCGAGTTGCTGAAAGACTGCGATCTGGTGATCGAAGCGATTGCCGAGCGCATGGACTGGAAACGCGATCTGTACGTCAAAGTGGCGCCTTATCTGGGCGAGCATACGATTTTCGCCAGCAACACATCCGGGTTATCGATCAATCAGTTGGCCGAAGCATTTCCGGAAGAGCTGCGGCACCGTTTTTGCGGCATCCATTTCTTCAATCCGCCGCGCTATATGCACTTGGTCGAATTGATTCCTTGCCGAGTCAGCGACGCGATCATGCTCGATCACCTGGAAGAATTTCTCGTCACGAATCTGGGCAAGGGTGTGATCCGCGCCAAGGATACGCCGAATTTTATCGCCAACCGCATCGGTGTGTTTTCGCTGCTGGCGACGATGCATCATGGCCGGGCATTTAATTTCGGCTTTGATCTGGTCGACGCGCTGACCGGCGCGCTGATCGGGCGTCCCAAGAGCGCTACGTTCCGCACTGCCGATGTCGTGGGCCTGGATACCCTGGCGCACGTCATCAATACCATGCGCGATACGTTACCGGACGATCCGTGGCATGCGCATTTCGCTGTGCCGGATTGGCTGCAAGGCTTGATCGAAGCCGGTGCGCTGGGGGAAAAAGTCAAGCGCGGCGTGTATCAGAAAATCAAGGGTGAAATCCATGTGTTGGATCGGACGACAAACGAATATCGATTATCGGGCGCGGAAGTCGATGAAGATTTGAAACGCTTGCTGAAATACAGCAGCCCGGCCGAGAAGTTTGCCGCCCTGCGCAGCAGCCATGAACCGCAAGCGCAGTTTTTGTGGGCGATCTTCCGCGATCTGTTCCATTATTGCGCGGTGCAATTGGAGTCGATCGCCGATAATGCACGCGACCTCGATCTGGCAGTGCGCTGGGGGTTCGGCTGGAATCAGGGGCCGTTTGAAATTTGGCAGGCGGCCGGCTGGAAACAAATCGCCGGCTGGATTCAGGAGGATATCGCTGCAGGTAAATGCATGAGCCAGGCACCGCTGCCGCAATGGGTCATGATCATTGCGGAAAGCGGCTCGGGCGTGCATTCCGCGCAAGGCTCGTTTGCTCCGGCTTCCGGGAAGCCGCAGGTGCGCTCAACATTGCCGGTGTATCAGCGCCAACTTTTTCCTGACCGTTTGATCGGCGAATCGGCTACTTATGGAGCAACCATCTTTGAGACGGACGCAATGAGGCTATGGCATACCGGCGACAAAATCGCCATTCTCAGTTTCAAGAGCAAAATGCATACGATCGGCATCGATGTGCTGGAAGGGGTGCAACAGGCGATCAAAGAAGCGGAGCAAAACTGGCGTGCCTTGGTGATCTGGCAAACAGAACCGCCGTTTTCCGCCGGTGCCAATCTGCAGAAAGCCACTGAAAAACCCAAGGTGGATGCGCAACAAAGCAATGCGCCTGCGGAGCCGCCTGCGCCACCGAAGCCGCCGACCGCATTTCAGTCCTTCCTGAAGAAATTACGTAAATCGACCCAGGCAACCGTGCTGCAAGTAGCGCGTGAGCTGGATCTGGCCGATGTGCTGATGGCCAAGAAACTGGCCGAAGTGGAAGGCATGATCAAGCAGTTTCAACAAACGTCGCAAATGCTGCGCTATTCGATGATTCCGACCGTTGCCGCCGTGGACGGTCTGGCGTTGGGGGGCGGATGCGAGTTTGTCATGCACTGCGACCGTGCGGTGGCGACGCTGGAGAGCTATATCGGCTTGGTGGAAACCGGGGTCGGCTTGTTGCCGGCGGGTGGCGGGTGTAAGGAATTTGCCATGCGGGCTGCGCAAAACGCCAAGGATGGCGATCCTTTCCCGCAATTGAAATATTATTTTCAGACCGTGGCGATGGCGGAGCTGGCGAAAAGCGCCGAGCAAGCGAAAGAACTCGGTTATTTGCGCCGCGCCGATACGGTGGTGATGCATCGTTTTGAGTTATTGCATGTCGCTAAAGCGCAGGCGCTGGCACTGGCCGAAACCGGTTACCGTCCGCCGTTGCGAGCCCGGGAAATTCCGGTGGCAGGCAATACCGGCATTGCAACGATCCAAAGTCAACTGGTGAACATGCGCGAAGGCGGTTTCATTTCCGAGCACGACAATTTGATCGCGAATAAAGTGGCGCATGTCATGTGCGGCGGCGATCTGACACCGGGCAGTCTGGTCGACGAAGATTGGTTCCTGGAGCTGGAACGCGCCGCCTTCATGGAATTGCTGGCGACGGAAAAAACCCAGGCGCGCATTGAATATACGTTGAAAACCGGCAAACCGCTGAGAAACTGA
- a CDS encoding acetyl-CoA C-acyltransferase — MTKKTQEAYIVAAARTPVGKAPRGMFKNVRPDDMLVHVLHAVMKQCEGLDPAAIDDVIVGCAMPEAEQGINVARVALLLAGLPNSVAGMTVNRFCASGLQSVALAADRIRLGEADVMIAGGTESMSMVPMMGNKVSMNPAMFQHEENVAIAYGMGMTAEKVAERWKVSREDQDEFALTSHQRAIKAIATGEFKDEIAAYTVDEKRPDLIAHTVHEEIAVKDTDEGPRADTNADALAKLRPVFAAKGSVTAGNSSQMSDGAGAVVLMSEAALKRFNLSPLGRFIGFSVAGVPPEIMGVGPIQAIPKVLKQTGIKLDDLDWIELNEAFAAQSLAVIRDLGLDRSKVNPLGGAIALGHPLGATGSIRVATLLHGLRRHQLKYGMVTMCIGSGMGAAGVFEAL; from the coding sequence ATGACCAAGAAAACGCAAGAAGCCTATATCGTAGCCGCCGCACGTACACCGGTCGGTAAAGCGCCGCGCGGCATGTTCAAGAATGTGCGTCCCGACGACATGCTGGTGCATGTGTTGCACGCCGTGATGAAGCAGTGTGAAGGTCTCGATCCGGCGGCGATCGACGATGTCATCGTCGGCTGCGCCATGCCGGAAGCGGAGCAGGGCATCAATGTGGCGCGCGTGGCGCTGCTGCTGGCCGGTTTGCCGAATAGTGTAGCCGGGATGACGGTGAATCGTTTTTGCGCATCCGGTTTGCAGTCGGTTGCGCTGGCGGCGGATCGCATCCGCCTCGGTGAAGCCGATGTGATGATCGCTGGCGGCACCGAGAGTATGAGCATGGTGCCGATGATGGGTAATAAGGTTTCCATGAATCCGGCGATGTTCCAACATGAGGAAAATGTCGCGATCGCTTACGGCATGGGCATGACTGCTGAGAAAGTGGCGGAGCGATGGAAGGTATCGCGCGAGGATCAGGATGAATTCGCTTTGACCAGCCATCAGCGGGCGATAAAGGCAATCGCGACGGGTGAATTTAAGGATGAAATTGCAGCCTATACCGTTGACGAGAAACGCCCGGATTTGATTGCGCATACCGTGCATGAAGAAATTGCCGTGAAGGATACCGACGAAGGGCCGCGCGCCGACACCAATGCCGATGCGCTGGCGAAATTGAGGCCGGTATTTGCCGCCAAAGGATCGGTAACCGCCGGCAACAGTTCGCAGATGTCCGACGGCGCGGGCGCCGTGGTGCTGATGAGTGAAGCCGCATTGAAACGGTTTAATCTGTCGCCGCTCGGCCGCTTTATCGGTTTCTCGGTAGCCGGTGTGCCACCCGAGATCATGGGCGTCGGGCCGATTCAGGCGATTCCCAAAGTGCTCAAGCAAACCGGTATCAAGCTGGATGATCTGGATTGGATCGAATTGAACGAAGCCTTCGCGGCGCAGAGCCTGGCCGTAATCCGCGATCTGGGATTGGATCGCAGCAAAGTGAATCCGTTGGGCGGCGCGATTGCGTTGGGTCATCCGCTGGGGGCAACCGGTTCCATCCGGGTGGCGACTTTGTTGCATGGATTGCGCCGTCATCAACTGAAATACGGCATGGTGACCATGTGCATCGGCAGCGGCATGGGTGCGGCCGGTGTGTTTGAAGCGCTTTAA
- a CDS encoding IS5 family transposase (programmed frameshift): MEITETQYQQIEHCMPRQRGNVSHSNLQILNAILYVTEHGCKWRGLPKRFGNWHTIYTRMNRWAKSGVLQKVFEQLQHQQIIRIKIEAVSMDSTSIKVHPDGTGAFKKNGPQSIGKSRGGWTTKIHLVAADTRTAITFSLSPGHTHDAPEGRQLLLALGPVSSPTHLLMDRAYEGDQTRQLALELGYIPVVPPKTNRLELWEYDRAMYKKRNEIERLFRRLKGFRRIFSRFDKLDVIFLSFIHFALIVEALR; the protein is encoded by the exons ATGGAAATCACCGAAACTCAATATCAACAGATCGAACACTGCATGCCGCGCCAGCGTGGCAATGTCAGTCATTCCAATCTACAAATTCTCAATGCTATTCTGTATGTTACCGAGCATGGTTGCAAGTGGCGCGGACTACCCAAGCGTTTCGGTAATTGGCATACCATCTACACTCGAATGAATCGATGGGCGAAAAGCGGCGTGCTTCAAAAAGTTTTTGAGCAGCTGCAGCATCAACAAATCATTCGCATCAAGATTGAAGCCGTTTCGATGGATAGCACCAGCATCAAAGTGCACCCTGATGGTACTGGTGCAT TTAAAAAAAACGGCCCGCAATCCATCGGCAAATCCCGAGGTGGCTGGACCACTAAAATTCATCTGGTTGCCGCAGATACCAGAACAGCCATAACTTTTTCCTTATCTCCGGGGCATACACATGACGCACCGGAAGGACGACAACTCCTGTTAGCACTCGGCCCCGTCTCTTCTCCTACTCATCTGCTGATGGATCGCGCTTATGAGGGTGATCAAACCAGACAGCTTGCATTGGAGCTCGGTTATATCCCGGTTGTCCCACCCAAAACTAATCGGCTGGAGCTCTGGGAATATGACCGCGCCATGTACAAAAAACGCAATGAGATCGAAAGATTATTCCGCAGACTCAAGGGATTCCGTCGAATATTCTCCAGATTCGACAAACTGGATGTCATTTTTCTCTCATTCATCCATTTCGCTCTCATCGTCGAAGCACTTAGGTAG
- a CDS encoding HDOD domain-containing protein, protein MTVPVLVLDNSKEQFFALLTKRMSEKGNFPAFSRSVQHLDELMHDENKNIADIARVILNDFTLTQKVIRLANSAMYSGMGGEITTITQAAAVLGIDTIAHITLSIRFIDTLSASAPASEEARRELAKAILAGNIVRNIVTKLNMVNGEEAVVCALLHHLGRLMLVFYFPEEWSAIQKIAQSNATSESNAALRVIGTTIDGISQEIAKDWRLPKKITNCMTSSATSAEISIPGSADWLKVMANFAGGAASMLSRHGNEEDLQHYVSHYSEALLISAEDIVESIDLAQSMLPEFPGKGEDGKSPGKPYDARERLAVSIRELRMALARGIDFNIALSMLLESLYASMGFNRAVTFFRDTGMLKAKVGFGSGMPEVLTELVFPEVYAADVFHLSLANKADVFIQDVVSGMPSPSIPTWLREALPDADAFILLPLIFNGKAIGLIYADWCVGAASQVEPAELSSMGELRDYLMRALIRK, encoded by the coding sequence ATGACAGTGCCGGTCTTAGTGCTTGATAACAGTAAGGAGCAATTTTTCGCCTTATTGACGAAGCGCATGAGCGAGAAAGGCAATTTCCCCGCTTTTTCGAGATCCGTGCAGCACCTGGATGAGCTGATGCACGATGAGAATAAAAATATTGCGGATATTGCCCGCGTGATCCTGAATGATTTCACCCTGACGCAAAAAGTGATCCGTTTGGCCAATTCGGCCATGTATTCCGGAATGGGCGGGGAAATTACGACCATCACCCAAGCGGCCGCGGTGCTCGGCATCGATACAATCGCCCATATCACCCTCAGCATCCGTTTCATCGACACGCTTTCCGCTTCTGCACCAGCCTCGGAGGAGGCGCGCCGGGAGCTGGCAAAAGCGATATTGGCCGGGAATATCGTGCGCAATATCGTGACCAAATTGAATATGGTCAACGGTGAAGAAGCGGTCGTTTGTGCCTTGCTGCATCATCTGGGCCGCCTGATGCTGGTATTTTATTTTCCTGAAGAATGGTCGGCAATTCAGAAAATTGCCCAAAGTAACGCAACGAGCGAGAGCAATGCCGCGTTGCGAGTCATCGGTACAACGATTGACGGGATTTCTCAGGAAATTGCCAAAGACTGGCGTCTGCCAAAGAAAATAACCAACTGCATGACCAGTTCGGCGACTTCCGCAGAAATCAGCATACCGGGTTCGGCGGACTGGCTGAAGGTGATGGCCAATTTTGCCGGTGGTGCGGCATCGATGTTGTCTCGCCATGGTAATGAAGAAGATTTGCAGCACTATGTGTCGCATTATAGCGAAGCGCTGCTGATTTCCGCCGAGGATATCGTGGAATCTATCGATTTGGCGCAATCCATGCTGCCTGAATTTCCCGGCAAAGGTGAGGATGGAAAATCTCCCGGCAAACCATACGATGCGCGTGAGCGGCTTGCTGTCAGTATTCGTGAACTCAGAATGGCACTGGCGCGCGGAATAGACTTTAACATTGCACTGAGCATGCTACTTGAGTCATTGTATGCGAGCATGGGATTTAATCGCGCGGTTACTTTTTTTCGCGATACCGGTATGTTGAAAGCCAAAGTCGGGTTCGGCAGCGGCATGCCGGAAGTGCTGACCGAGCTTGTTTTTCCCGAGGTTTATGCAGCCGACGTGTTTCATTTGTCGCTCGCCAATAAGGCGGATGTATTTATTCAGGATGTCGTTTCGGGCATGCCGTCTCCGAGCATACCGACGTGGCTCAGAGAGGCTTTGCCGGATGCCGATGCGTTTATTTTGTTACCGCTGATATTCAATGGCAAAGCGATTGGCTTGATTTATGCCGACTGGTGCGTGGGAGCGGCCAGTCAGGTCGAGCCGGCAGAGCTTTCATCGATGGGCGAACTCAGGGATTACTTGATGAGAGCTTTAATAAGGAAATAA
- a CDS encoding helix-turn-helix transcriptional regulator encodes MDKENVPGEFTNSDHQQTLATIKWLNNCQTWSEFDQAIKTALLPLLKCNGAFYGRLMGEQDTLQLLGSINQSTCCQHGWRQLLNIALQELVAPGLLDNHAVEPLPISAVNDVHCFKENGGYYRSFDLTWQQSHRNCTVVKVFDDHHQLAFQFYFCRLSNQQQIFSHRDIELLKILKPILLQTLKLILFRQETFNSRLTKNFWSSYTDPIIVFRSDGQVIFQSCEFDRLFAQEKQAFLSSMLALINFLQSNKINGYSFLSQLGKRLYEIKLTLIHADEDSCHGTYLLHPSRVTHKFGKVFNQLDKTRLTHREMEITVLICQGRAAREIAEEIHLSYHTVRNHIKSIYSKLGVSTRSELLSRIE; translated from the coding sequence ATGGATAAGGAAAATGTTCCGGGCGAATTTACAAACAGCGATCACCAGCAAACATTAGCAACGATTAAATGGTTGAATAATTGCCAAACGTGGAGTGAGTTTGACCAAGCGATTAAAACGGCGTTGCTGCCATTGTTGAAGTGCAATGGTGCGTTTTATGGGCGGCTCATGGGAGAGCAAGATACGTTGCAATTGCTTGGCAGTATTAATCAGTCAACATGTTGTCAGCATGGCTGGAGGCAGTTATTAAATATTGCTTTGCAGGAACTGGTTGCGCCGGGTTTATTGGATAATCATGCAGTTGAACCATTGCCGATCAGTGCAGTGAACGATGTGCATTGTTTCAAAGAAAATGGCGGTTACTATCGGTCTTTTGATTTAACTTGGCAGCAATCACATCGTAACTGCACCGTGGTTAAAGTTTTTGACGATCACCATCAATTGGCATTTCAGTTTTATTTTTGCCGTTTGAGTAATCAGCAACAGATATTCAGCCATAGGGATATTGAACTGCTGAAAATACTGAAGCCTATTTTGCTGCAAACGCTGAAGCTCATATTGTTCCGGCAGGAAACGTTTAATTCCCGGCTGACAAAAAACTTCTGGTCTAGTTATACCGACCCGATAATCGTATTTCGCAGCGACGGTCAGGTCATTTTCCAAAGCTGTGAATTTGACCGGCTTTTTGCGCAAGAAAAGCAGGCATTCCTCTCTTCCATGCTTGCGCTCATCAATTTTCTTCAAAGTAATAAAATCAATGGGTACAGCTTTCTATCGCAATTGGGTAAGCGTCTTTATGAAATCAAACTGACCCTGATTCATGCGGATGAAGATTCTTGCCACGGTACCTATTTATTGCATCCCTCCCGCGTTACTCACAAATTTGGAAAAGTCTTCAATCAACTCGATAAGACCCGGTTAACCCATCGTGAGATGGAAATAACGGTGCTGATATGCCAAGGAAGAGCTGCCCGGGAAATCGCCGAAGAGATTCATCTCAGTTATCACACCGTGCGGAATCACATTAAAAGCATCTACAGTAAATTAGGAGTCTCGACACGAAGCGAATTGCTGTCGCGCATCGAGTGA
- a CDS encoding arsenate reductase family protein, with protein sequence MLKFYGYKQCGTCRKAEQFLQQAGIAYEFIDITLNPPGAEELAVIVARAGVPLNKLFNTSGVQYRELKIKERLPALSDQEILALLAGNGRLIKRPLITGGKRATVGFDAERFAAVWC encoded by the coding sequence ATGCTTAAATTCTACGGCTATAAACAGTGCGGCACGTGCCGCAAGGCGGAGCAATTTTTACAGCAGGCCGGTATTGCCTATGAGTTTATCGATATCACGCTCAATCCGCCGGGTGCGGAAGAGTTGGCGGTGATTGTTGCGCGCGCCGGGGTTCCGCTGAATAAGCTGTTCAATACCAGTGGCGTGCAATACCGCGAACTGAAAATCAAGGAACGGTTGCCGGCGTTATCCGACCAGGAAATATTGGCGCTGCTCGCGGGCAATGGCCGTTTGATCAAGCGCCCGCTGATTACCGGCGGCAAACGGGCGACCGTGGGGTTTGACGCGGAACGGTTCGCGGCTGTCTGGTGTTGA
- a CDS encoding GGDEF domain-containing protein produces MNSSASFDLLSCISDFAACINAQGIIQQASKPSQAFLQLSKELPQEPIASFIQPEDMMLFAEAKEKAKQSGSKQAFICRFLRQRVLPVWVDCYVYPLPEDRYLVVAFDATHWKDNENRLVYLSTHDGLTGLPGKVLLDDRIAMNIQTAQRGKHSLSLIVLSLDGYRKINDLLGHDVGDELIKAVAERLQKCVRRSDTVARVSDDEFSMIMMGVGRDNIELIVRKILAALQRAFRVGQHTLHISASLGVTLYPEHGDNALRLYRNAEMTMYRAKAQGKNHWKIYSDQVDDSERSDLSLESAMYEGIENGEFTLHYQPIFCTQTGQLRGAEALMRWQNPTRGFVSPMKFIPLAENSGLIKILGAWALRSACYQAKQWQEAGLKDFYISVNVSPRQFVQEDFLDMIHKALDESRLLPGNLMLEITEGVLMENPQRSGAILTQLHAAGVKIAIDDFGTGYSSLAYLKRFPLSVLKIDKSFVDDVVNSAEDMAIVGTILSLAEGLNLLVVAEGVENDAQLGFLRQEGCNLVQGYLTGRPVHSEAFKEKYMA; encoded by the coding sequence GTGAATTCGTCTGCTTCTTTCGATTTACTTTCCTGTATCAGCGATTTTGCTGCTTGCATTAATGCGCAGGGTATTATTCAGCAAGCATCCAAGCCTTCGCAGGCGTTTTTGCAATTATCAAAAGAATTGCCGCAAGAGCCTATTGCATCATTTATTCAACCTGAAGATATGATGTTGTTTGCCGAAGCCAAGGAGAAAGCGAAGCAAAGCGGTAGCAAACAAGCTTTCATTTGCCGCTTTTTACGCCAGCGCGTGCTGCCGGTTTGGGTCGATTGCTACGTGTACCCGCTGCCGGAGGATAGGTATCTTGTCGTGGCATTCGACGCCACGCACTGGAAGGATAACGAGAACCGTCTGGTTTATCTCTCCACGCACGATGGTCTGACCGGCTTGCCGGGTAAGGTTTTGCTCGACGACCGTATCGCTATGAATATTCAAACGGCGCAGCGGGGAAAGCATTCCCTGTCGTTGATTGTCTTGAGTCTGGATGGCTACCGGAAAATTAACGATTTGCTGGGACATGATGTCGGTGATGAGTTGATCAAAGCGGTGGCGGAACGTCTGCAAAAGTGCGTACGGCGTAGCGATACCGTGGCGCGTGTCAGTGATGACGAGTTTTCCATGATCATGATGGGGGTCGGGCGGGACAATATCGAATTGATCGTCAGGAAAATTTTAGCCGCTCTGCAGCGCGCTTTCCGCGTGGGTCAACATACCCTGCATATCAGTGCCAGTCTGGGTGTTACCTTATATCCGGAACATGGTGACAATGCTCTTCGCTTGTACCGGAACGCCGAGATGACGATGTACAGAGCAAAAGCGCAAGGCAAGAATCATTGGAAGATTTACAGCGACCAGGTGGACGATTCCGAAAGAAGCGACTTGTCGCTCGAATCGGCGATGTACGAAGGGATCGAGAACGGCGAATTCACACTGCACTATCAGCCGATCTTTTGCACCCAAACCGGCCAATTGAGAGGCGCGGAAGCGTTGATGCGCTGGCAGAATCCGACGCGGGGTTTTGTTTCTCCGATGAAGTTTATTCCATTGGCGGAAAATAGCGGTTTGATCAAAATTCTCGGCGCCTGGGCGTTACGAAGCGCATGCTATCAGGCAAAACAATGGCAGGAAGCCGGTCTTAAAGATTTTTACATCTCTGTCAATGTGTCGCCGCGGCAATTTGTGCAAGAGGATTTTCTGGACATGATCCATAAAGCGTTGGATGAATCCAGACTGTTGCCGGGCAACCTGATGCTGGAAATCACCGAAGGCGTATTAATGGAAAATCCGCAGCGCTCCGGGGCGATTCTGACGCAATTGCATGCGGCCGGTGTGAAAATCGCCATCGATGATTTCGGCACTGGCTATTCATCGTTGGCTTATCTGAAGCGATTCCCGTTATCGGTGCTGAAAATTGACAAGTCTTTCGTGGATGATGTGGTGAACAGTGCGGAAGATATGGCGATCGTGGGGACCATTCTGAGTTTGGCGGAAGGATTGAATCTTCTGGTGGTGGCCGAAGGCGTGGAAAACGATGCACAGCTGGGTTTCTTGAGGCAGGAAGGATGTAACTTGGTACAGGGCTACCTGACCGGCCGGCCGGTGCATTCGGAAGCGTTTAAAGAGAAATACATGGCATGA